CTGTTGGGCGAATACCGGACATTGCGTTGGCAGCAGGGACAGTTAGTAGGAGTTTTACACCCCGACGTTATCTATCCCACTGACTTAGTGGGCTATGAGTGGCAGCGATCGCAGTTACTTAAAAATACAGAGTTTCTCTTAGCAGGTTACCCAGCCCAGAATGTACTGCTCTACGGTAGCCGAGGTTCAGGCAAGTCTTCCCTGGTCAAATCGCTGGTGTCGGCGTTTGGTGACCGTGGCTTGCGGTTGATTGAGGTAGCCAAACCAGATCTTAAGGATCTGCCGACAATCATCGAATTGCTACGAGATGCTCCCCAGAAAATCATTCTGTTTGTCGATGACCTGTCCTTTGAAGAGGATGGCGATGACTACAGAGCACTCAAAGCAGTATTGGAAGGATCCGTGGTAGCAAAAGCTCCCAATGTAGTGGTTTATGCTACATCTAATCGACGGCATCTAGTTCGCGAGTTTTTGAGCGATCGCCCGTCTCCCAGCCAGAGTGACGAAGTTCATGCCTGGGATACTGTTCAGGAAAAATTGTCTTTTAGCGATCGCTTTGGACTCACACTTACCTTTGAACCGGCTGATCAAACTACCTACCTAGCGATCGTCCATGCGTTAGCTGACCAAGCTCACATT
The DNA window shown above is from Cyanobacteriota bacterium and carries:
- a CDS encoding ATP-binding protein gives rise to the protein TRQAQHKPLSELPVSLIAAAKHDLQVLQSLYRREGRQIGDWIQQITDLPTAPVWYEPELGRVDAAWLHNSKDWTIDLPTLAAHYRQHGIGLLGEYRTLRWQQGQLVGVLHPDVIYPTDLVGYEWQRSQLLKNTEFLLAGYPAQNVLLYGSRGSGKSSLVKSLVSAFGDRGLRLIEVAKPDLKDLPTIIELLRDAPQKIILFVDDLSFEEDGDDYRALKAVLEGSVVAKAPNVVVYATSNRRHLVREFLSDRPSPSQSDEVHAWDTVQEKLSFSDRFGLTLTFEPADQTTYLAIVHALADQAHITLDSQTLDHYALQWATRYNGRSGRTARQFIDFLRADLAINGAQSDVQNVANHTKLG